One Serpentinicella alkaliphila DNA segment encodes these proteins:
- the ku gene encoding non-homologous end joining protein Ku — translation MHTVWKGSISFGLVNIPVKLHAATEDKDIKLRQLHKKCNNPIKYKKTCEHCNEEVQPEDIIMAYEYTTNKFIELDKYELEKLKKDQEAKAVDIINFVKLEEIDPIYFDRSYYLSPGDGGGKAYSLLRDSLANSGKIGVAKIMIRSKEKLAVVRPFNNALIMETLHFPDEVRAISDVPNIPENIELSKKEMDTATLLIDQLTEPFEPEKFTDDYRTALMELIKEKLENEKGVEAKQLDNNVVDIMKALEESIKKTKAKKTTRKKTEERKKA, via the coding sequence ATGCATACGGTTTGGAAAGGTAGTATTAGTTTTGGACTAGTAAATATTCCAGTTAAGTTACACGCTGCAACGGAAGATAAAGATATAAAACTAAGGCAGCTTCATAAAAAATGTAACAATCCTATAAAATATAAGAAGACTTGTGAGCATTGTAATGAGGAAGTTCAACCGGAAGATATTATTATGGCCTATGAATATACCACAAATAAATTTATAGAGCTTGATAAATATGAATTAGAAAAACTAAAAAAGGACCAAGAGGCTAAGGCAGTAGATATTATTAATTTTGTTAAGTTAGAAGAAATAGATCCAATATATTTTGATCGTTCATATTATTTAAGTCCAGGAGATGGTGGTGGCAAGGCATATTCTCTTCTTAGAGATTCCTTAGCCAACTCCGGTAAAATAGGAGTTGCAAAAATTATGATTCGTTCTAAGGAAAAGCTTGCTGTTGTGAGACCCTTTAATAATGCACTAATTATGGAGACCCTTCATTTCCCAGATGAAGTAAGAGCAATTTCTGATGTTCCTAATATCCCTGAAAATATTGAGCTATCTAAAAAAGAAATGGATACAGCTACTTTATTAATAGACCAATTAACTGAACCTTTTGAACCAGAAAAGTTTACAGATGATTACCGCACTGCTTTAATGGAGCTTATTAAAGAAAAACTTGAAAACGAAAAAGGTGTAGAAGCAAAACAACTGGATAATAATGTTGTTGATATTATGAAGGCTTTAGAAGAGAGTATTAAAAAGACTAAGGCTAAAAAGACTACTCGTAAAAAGACAGAAGAGAGAAAGAAGGCGTAA
- the thpR gene encoding RNA 2',3'-cyclic phosphodiesterase: protein MRVFFALEFDSVLKSKMKRVQQIIVENSLKGNFTAEENFHLTLEFIGEIKENEVEKLKAALIKAIENHSKFNINIKGIGNFRRGNKKILWFGVNNNEHLNRLFQSLGQELYDLGYEREERAYTPHITIGREVILKEDSVNIEQVINFNELVSINKVSLMGSTRKNGKLVYIPIFSIPLKDD, encoded by the coding sequence ATGAGAGTATTTTTCGCGTTAGAATTTGATTCTGTACTAAAGAGTAAAATGAAAAGAGTTCAACAAATAATTGTAGAAAATAGCCTAAAAGGTAATTTTACAGCAGAGGAAAACTTTCATTTAACTTTAGAATTTATTGGTGAGATTAAAGAAAATGAGGTTGAAAAACTTAAAGCTGCCTTAATAAAAGCAATAGAAAACCATTCGAAATTTAATATAAATATAAAGGGCATAGGAAATTTTCGAAGAGGTAATAAAAAAATTTTATGGTTTGGAGTAAATAACAATGAACATTTAAATAGGCTTTTTCAATCATTAGGTCAGGAGTTATATGATTTAGGTTATGAAAGGGAAGAGAGAGCATATACTCCGCATATTACTATAGGTAGAGAAGTAATATTAAAGGAAGACTCTGTTAATATAGAACAAGTAATAAACTTTAATGAATTGGTTTCAATTAACAAAGTTTCATTAATGGGGAGTACAAGGAAAAATGGTAAATTGGTATATATTCCTATTTTCTCTATTCCACTTAAGGACGATTAA
- a CDS encoding DUF1648 domain-containing protein — protein sequence MPKLRTSEFLLIIVPLLVSVVLYPFLPSTVPRHFGINGEVSYISKDFIFIFSFVPFLAYKLHKYKERLKK from the coding sequence TTGCCAAAACTTAGAACGAGTGAATTCTTATTAATAATCGTTCCATTATTAGTATCAGTGGTACTTTATCCTTTTTTACCTAGCACAGTTCCAAGACATTTTGGTATAAATGGAGAAGTAAGCTATATTTCAAAAGATTTTATCTTTATATTTTCATTTGTCCCTTTTTTAGCATATAAATTACATAAATATAAGGAACGATTAAAAAAATAA
- a CDS encoding MTH1187 family thiamine-binding protein has translation MAIIEVTIIPIGTESTSISEYVADCHRVLKDSDKIKYLLTPMGTVIEGELSDVLDIIKQMHEVPFSNGAMRVATTIKIDDRRDKVGTMEQKLNSVEIKLDI, from the coding sequence TTGGCCATAATTGAAGTTACTATAATACCTATTGGAACTGAATCTACTAGCATTAGTGAATATGTAGCCGATTGTCATAGGGTATTGAAGGATAGTGATAAAATAAAATATCTATTAACTCCAATGGGAACTGTCATAGAAGGTGAACTAAGTGATGTATTAGATATAATAAAACAAATGCATGAAGTACCATTTTCAAATGGTGCTATGAGAGTAGCAACTACAATAAAAATAGATGATAGAAGAGATAAAGTAGGAACTATGGAACAAAAACTAAATTCTGTAGAAATAAAGTTAGATATTTAG
- a CDS encoding TIGR00266 family protein produces the protein MEYKIIGSTMPLIQITLNRGEVIKCQAGAMKWMDDTVDMDTNMDGGLGGFIKRKVMGESGFINFFKATKDGDRIAFGHTFPGNIIAIDVSKRSIICQKRTFLCSTVGVELNIVFQKRLGTGFFGGEGFVMQELKGTGIAFVEIDGESIEIDLERGQTIKVDTGSVAMFESTVDMNIEMVKGMKNVLFGGEGLFLTKLKGPGKVWIQTMPIQSMAGELFPYLPISTR, from the coding sequence ATGGAATATAAAATAATAGGTTCAACAATGCCTTTAATTCAAATAACACTTAATAGAGGAGAGGTTATTAAGTGTCAGGCAGGTGCAATGAAATGGATGGATGACACAGTTGATATGGATACTAATATGGATGGAGGGCTAGGTGGATTTATTAAAAGAAAGGTTATGGGAGAAAGTGGCTTTATAAATTTCTTTAAAGCAACTAAAGATGGTGATCGGATAGCCTTTGGTCATACATTTCCTGGGAATATAATAGCAATAGATGTAAGCAAAAGATCAATAATTTGTCAAAAAAGGACTTTTTTATGTTCTACAGTTGGGGTAGAATTAAATATTGTATTTCAAAAAAGATTAGGAACTGGTTTCTTTGGTGGTGAGGGCTTTGTTATGCAAGAACTAAAGGGAACGGGAATAGCCTTTGTTGAAATTGATGGGGAATCAATTGAAATAGATTTAGAAAGAGGCCAAACAATTAAAGTAGATACGGGTTCAGTAGCAATGTTTGAATCTACAGTAGACATGAATATTGAGATGGTAAAGGGTATGAAAAATGTACTCTTTGGTGGTGAAGGACTATTTTTAACCAAACTAAAGGGTCCTGGAAAGGTTTGGATTCAAACAATGCCAATACAAAGTATGGCCGGAGAGCTATTTCCATATCTACCAATATCTACGAGATAA
- the mnmA gene encoding tRNA 2-thiouridine(34) synthase MnmA, with amino-acid sequence MKDNSNIHVVVGMSGGVDSSVAAYVLKEQGYRVTGIFMKNWDESDEFGYCTAAEDFEDVRRVCEQIRIPYYTVNFEKEYWDRVFVYFLDEYKKGRTPNPDVMCNKEIKFKEFLEHALKLGADYLATGHYARIDKVGEEYRLLRGVDSNKDQTYFLNTLGQYELSKAMFPIGDLPKKRVREIAEEQGFVTAKKKDSTGICFIGERDFKDFLSHYLPATPGEIKTPDGQFKGKHDGLMFYTLGQRKGLGIGGSGSGEPWFVADKDLVTNTLIVVQGEENPALFSYALYATDIHWVSEREPGQKFDCTAKFRYRQPDQHVTVEMTGKDTCKIIFHKPQKAVTPGQAVVLYDGEVCLGGGIIDKTVKEKI; translated from the coding sequence ATGAAAGATAATAGTAATATACATGTAGTAGTTGGTATGTCAGGTGGAGTTGATTCTTCAGTAGCAGCCTATGTCTTAAAAGAACAGGGTTATAGAGTAACAGGTATATTCATGAAAAATTGGGATGAAAGCGATGAGTTTGGATACTGTACTGCTGCAGAAGACTTTGAAGATGTAAGGCGTGTATGTGAACAAATTCGTATACCCTACTATACAGTAAATTTTGAAAAAGAATATTGGGATAGGGTCTTTGTATATTTCTTAGACGAGTATAAGAAGGGGAGAACTCCTAACCCGGATGTAATGTGTAATAAGGAAATAAAGTTTAAGGAGTTTCTAGAGCATGCCCTAAAGCTAGGTGCTGATTATTTAGCCACTGGTCACTATGCTAGAATAGACAAAGTTGGTGAAGAATATCGTCTGTTAAGAGGAGTTGATTCCAATAAGGATCAAACATATTTCCTAAATACTTTAGGCCAATATGAGTTATCAAAGGCTATGTTTCCAATTGGAGATTTACCTAAGAAAAGGGTTAGAGAAATTGCAGAAGAGCAAGGTTTTGTAACAGCTAAAAAGAAGGATAGTACTGGTATTTGCTTTATAGGAGAAAGAGATTTTAAAGACTTTTTAAGTCATTATCTTCCTGCAACTCCCGGTGAAATAAAAACTCCGGATGGCCAATTTAAAGGAAAACATGATGGATTGATGTTTTATACCTTAGGTCAAAGAAAAGGTTTAGGTATTGGAGGATCAGGTTCAGGAGAGCCATGGTTTGTTGCAGATAAAGATTTAGTAACCAATACATTAATTGTCGTTCAAGGTGAAGAAAACCCTGCTCTATTCTCATATGCCCTTTATGCTACTGATATTCATTGGGTAAGTGAAAGAGAGCCTGGTCAAAAATTTGATTGTACTGCCAAATTTAGATACCGTCAGCCAGATCAACATGTAACTGTTGAGATGACAGGTAAGGATACATGTAAAATTATATTCCATAAACCACAAAAAGCTGTAACCCCAGGTCAAGCTGTGGTACTGTATGATGGAGAAGTTTGTTTAGGTGGCGGAATAATTGACAAGACTGTAAAAGAGAAAATATAA
- a CDS encoding ATP-dependent DNA ligase, with translation MFYPLMLLDTFPDPFSDSNFIFEPKYDGIRLEFSNIVSPKLYSRNGTQLNIQFPEILEGINKKVVIDGELIGLTKEGNEDFEGIMKRFRMKKEDKIKQHIIISPVCYKVFDILYFNGKDLRNKPLYERKAILDEVITDNEIINKVPYIKEDGISFFTQVKENNLEGMVAKKLSSSYIGKRSSSWLKIINWLNVNAVITGYRKKDNALLCSHEDGRPLGLVLYGISPAHREAFFQIANKIKDSEDSQFYYLEPLIKCRLKGRGFLLNGILRSPIFIEFII, from the coding sequence ATGTTTTATCCTCTTATGCTACTAGACACCTTCCCAGACCCTTTTTCTGATTCAAATTTTATTTTTGAACCCAAGTATGACGGCATTAGACTTGAATTTTCGAATATTGTTAGTCCGAAACTGTATTCAAGAAATGGTACACAATTAAATATACAATTCCCTGAGATACTTGAAGGTATAAACAAGAAAGTAGTTATTGATGGCGAACTCATTGGATTAACTAAAGAAGGTAACGAAGATTTTGAAGGTATAATGAAAAGATTTCGAATGAAAAAAGAAGATAAGATAAAACAACACATTATTATTAGTCCTGTATGCTACAAAGTCTTTGATATTTTGTATTTCAATGGCAAGGATTTAAGAAATAAACCCTTATATGAACGTAAAGCTATACTAGATGAAGTAATTACAGATAATGAAATAATTAATAAGGTTCCATATATTAAAGAGGATGGAATTAGCTTTTTTACTCAAGTAAAAGAGAATAATCTTGAGGGTATGGTTGCTAAAAAGCTATCTTCCTCTTATATAGGAAAGCGGTCATCCTCCTGGTTAAAAATAATTAATTGGCTTAATGTTAATGCAGTTATTACTGGTTACAGGAAAAAAGATAATGCCCTTTTGTGTAGCCATGAAGATGGAAGGCCTTTAGGACTAGTTCTTTACGGCATAAGTCCAGCCCACCGTGAAGCATTCTTCCAAATAGCAAATAAGATTAAAGATAGTGAGGATTCTCAATTTTATTACTTAGAACCACTTATTAAGTGTAGACTAAAAGGTAGAGGCTTTTTATTAAATGGTATTTTAAGGTCTCCAATTTTTATTGAGTTTATTATTTAA
- the sfsA gene encoding DNA/RNA nuclease SfsA, whose protein sequence is MKLNYNMVFAKFIKRVNRFIAFVDINGEVTQVHVMNTGRLGELLVEGAEVMLSVEPSEIRKTAYDLRMVKKEGIWVSVDSQLPNKIVEEGIILGLIDELEGYKEIARESFYGKSRFDFKLTGDDICFVEVKGVTLERDGWGYFPDAPTDRGRKHIDEMILAVEEGYRGVIIFLIQHPGINGFSPNQEMDIAFANKLIKARELGVEIIAYGCNVSLNEVKINKRLPVHF, encoded by the coding sequence ATGAAGCTAAATTACAACATGGTTTTTGCAAAGTTTATAAAAAGGGTTAATCGGTTTATAGCTTTCGTAGATATAAATGGAGAAGTTACCCAGGTACATGTTATGAATACTGGTAGGTTGGGTGAGTTGCTTGTAGAAGGTGCTGAAGTTATGCTTTCAGTTGAGCCTTCAGAAATAAGAAAGACTGCCTATGACCTCCGTATGGTTAAGAAAGAAGGGATATGGGTTTCCGTTGACTCTCAACTGCCTAATAAAATAGTTGAAGAGGGGATTATCTTGGGGCTTATTGATGAACTAGAGGGCTACAAAGAAATAGCTAGAGAGTCCTTTTACGGAAAAAGTAGATTTGACTTTAAACTAACTGGTGATGATATATGCTTTGTTGAAGTGAAAGGTGTAACTTTAGAGAGAGACGGCTGGGGTTACTTCCCTGATGCTCCTACAGATAGAGGCAGAAAGCATATTGATGAAATGATATTGGCCGTTGAAGAAGGTTATAGAGGGGTAATAATCTTTTTAATACAGCACCCTGGAATTAATGGTTTTTCTCCTAATCAAGAGATGGATATTGCCTTTGCAAATAAATTAATTAAAGCGAGGGAATTAGGGGTAGAGATAATTGCATATGGATGTAATGTAAGTTTAAATGAGGTCAAAATAAATAAAAGATTACCCGTACATTTTTAA
- a CDS encoding putative ABC transporter permease subunit — MNNFIALSRVFIKNIINSAYKNNKLNIKTIAIVGLIILSFLPIVINLIRFLNYTYDVLVVIGQEGVLISLGIVITGLLVFFLGLFYIISTFYFSNDIETLLPLPLKPYEIISAKFLIVLLYEYITALVILVPSLGIYGINSGAGITYYILSIITLLLFPIVPLTLGSIIVMVVMRFSNVAKNKDLFKLVGGITALVIAFGVNILIQRFMNNVFADPEALQNLIIEGNNSLIQLYSSVFPGLKFLVEGLLNSSTYNGIFNFIIFIAITIVLYTIFLFIAEKIYFKGVAGISEVGSKKKELSKKQLEKGAVRSSVILSYTSKELRILFRTPIYFLNCILISFIFPFILLLPVLTQQDGLNSLLNLINERPQSYVVVLGFALAIVITSTNAITSTSISREGLNYYFSKYIPVKYEIQIVSKVMSGVIMGLIGTTMLCIIAVIVLNINIYLVLITLIISMLGTTFAAMIGILIDLYNPKLIWDSEQRAVKQNLNVLFHTLIGSIFAGVTFFFVFKSNLGLLVTITSLLFVYGILNFALYKILMTLGVKLYSKITV, encoded by the coding sequence AATCTTATAAGGTTTTTAAATTATACATATGATGTATTAGTAGTAATAGGGCAGGAAGGTGTATTAATAAGCCTAGGAATAGTTATTACTGGTCTACTAGTTTTTTTTCTCGGACTATTTTATATTATTAGTACTTTCTACTTTTCAAATGATATTGAAACTTTGCTACCTTTACCACTAAAGCCATATGAAATAATTAGTGCAAAGTTTTTAATAGTTCTACTATATGAGTATATAACAGCACTAGTTATTTTAGTGCCATCTTTAGGTATATATGGAATCAATAGTGGTGCAGGTATTACTTACTATATTTTATCAATAATAACTCTACTTTTATTTCCGATAGTACCTTTAACTTTGGGGTCAATAATAGTAATGGTTGTTATGAGATTTTCAAATGTTGCAAAAAATAAAGATCTATTCAAGTTAGTAGGTGGAATAACTGCATTAGTTATAGCATTTGGAGTAAATATTTTGATTCAAAGATTTATGAATAATGTATTTGCAGATCCAGAAGCATTACAAAATTTAATAATAGAAGGTAATAACTCTTTAATACAACTTTATAGTAGCGTATTTCCAGGTCTTAAATTTTTAGTTGAAGGCTTACTGAATAGTTCAACATATAACGGTATTTTTAATTTTATTATTTTTATTGCAATAACTATCGTTCTATATACTATATTTCTGTTTATTGCCGAGAAAATATATTTTAAGGGAGTAGCGGGAATATCGGAGGTTGGTTCCAAAAAGAAAGAATTAAGCAAGAAACAGTTGGAGAAAGGTGCAGTTAGAAGTTCGGTAATATTATCATACACTTCTAAGGAATTGAGAATATTATTTAGAACGCCTATATACTTTTTAAATTGCATACTAATAAGTTTTATTTTTCCATTTATTCTACTTTTACCTGTATTAACTCAACAGGATGGATTAAATTCTCTATTGAATTTAATAAACGAAAGACCCCAAAGTTATGTAGTAGTTTTAGGTTTCGCACTTGCTATAGTTATAACATCAACTAATGCTATTACATCCACATCTATATCTAGAGAAGGACTCAATTATTATTTTAGTAAATATATACCTGTTAAATACGAGATTCAAATTGTATCGAAAGTTATGTCTGGAGTAATTATGGGTTTGATAGGGACAACTATGTTGTGTATAATAGCAGTAATAGTATTAAATATAAATATATATTTAGTATTAATCACATTAATAATTTCTATGTTAGGAACAACATTTGCGGCAATGATAGGCATTTTAATAGACTTATATAACCCTAAACTTATCTGGGATAGTGAACAAAGGGCAGTAAAACAAAATCTAAATGTTTTATTTCATACGTTAATTGGAAGTATTTTTGCTGGAGTTACTTTTTTCTTTGTATTCAAATCTAATTTAGGACTGTTAGTAACTATTACTAGTTTATTATTTGTTTATGGAATCTTAAACTTTGCCTTATATAAAATTTTAATGACTTTAGGGGTAAAGCTATATAGTAAAATAACTGTTTAA
- the ligD gene encoding non-homologous end-joining DNA ligase: MPKTLDRHKILIEGHELQITSPDKPLWPSKDITKLKYLQYLIEISPYMLPFLKNRILTVIRYPHGVGGELFYQKNCPDYAPDFIQTFKTENINYIVCSELPTLIWLGNQIAIDFHTPFNLIDSEKPSEIVLDLDPPSRNEFNLAVEAALMLKEVLDNLKLKSFIKTSGNKGLQIYIPLPENEFTYDETRLFTEFLANYLVKKEPNLFTIERLKKNRGNRLYVDYLQHAFGKTIIAPYSVRGNDEALVATPLFWEEVNQSLSPTHFPLDAIIERLLSKGCPFKEFEKSKKAQRFNDVLNNLKLMI, translated from the coding sequence ATGCCTAAAACCTTAGATAGACATAAAATTTTAATTGAAGGACACGAGCTTCAAATAACAAGCCCTGATAAACCTCTGTGGCCTTCAAAAGACATTACAAAGCTAAAATATCTTCAATACTTAATTGAAATATCACCATATATGCTACCTTTTTTAAAAAATAGAATATTGACAGTAATTAGATACCCCCATGGTGTTGGTGGTGAATTATTTTATCAAAAAAACTGTCCTGACTATGCACCGGATTTTATACAAACATTTAAAACTGAAAATATTAACTATATAGTATGTTCCGAATTACCTACCTTAATTTGGCTTGGAAATCAAATTGCTATAGACTTTCATACTCCATTTAATTTAATTGACTCTGAGAAACCTTCTGAAATAGTTTTAGACTTAGATCCACCATCTAGAAATGAATTTAATCTAGCTGTGGAGGCAGCTTTAATGCTAAAAGAGGTATTAGATAACTTGAAGTTAAAATCATTTATTAAAACCTCAGGAAATAAAGGTCTACAAATATATATTCCTTTACCTGAAAATGAATTTACCTATGATGAGACACGACTTTTTACTGAATTTTTAGCAAATTATTTAGTAAAAAAAGAGCCGAATTTATTTACTATAGAACGATTAAAGAAGAACCGCGGAAACCGCCTTTATGTAGATTATCTACAACATGCCTTTGGCAAAACAATCATTGCCCCCTATTCCGTAAGGGGCAATGATGAAGCACTTGTTGCAACACCTTTATTTTGGGAAGAGGTTAATCAGTCCCTATCTCCTACCCATTTTCCATTAGATGCAATTATAGAAAGACTATTATCTAAAGGTTGTCCATTTAAAGAATTTGAAAAGAGTAAAAAAGCTCAAAGGTTTAATGACGTATTAAATAATTTAAAGTTAATGATATAG
- a CDS encoding pyruvate kinase alpha/beta domain-containing protein, translating to MVFKNSGKENTDETLGLAIEASKNRLIKHIVVASCSGETALKLKLKCNDINIVCVTHANGFEKPGQNEMTDDARTELQQSGIIVLTTTHVLSGAERGLSNRFGGIYPIEIMAHTLRMLGQGVKVGVEIAVMALDAGLIPYNEPIIAIGGAAEGADTAIIITPAHASRILETEIHEIICKPYKI from the coding sequence ATGGTTTTTAAAAATTCAGGTAAAGAAAACACGGATGAAACATTGGGATTAGCTATTGAGGCTTCAAAAAATAGGTTAATTAAGCATATAGTAGTTGCTTCCTGCTCAGGTGAAACAGCTTTAAAACTAAAACTTAAATGCAATGACATAAATATAGTATGTGTTACCCATGCCAATGGATTCGAAAAGCCAGGTCAAAATGAAATGACAGATGATGCAAGAACAGAATTACAACAAAGTGGAATTATAGTATTAACTACTACACACGTTCTTAGTGGTGCAGAGAGAGGTTTAAGCAATAGATTTGGAGGAATTTATCCAATTGAAATTATGGCTCATACTTTAAGGATGCTTGGACAGGGCGTTAAAGTAGGAGTAGAAATTGCAGTGATGGCGTTAGATGCAGGTTTAATACCATATAATGAGCCCATAATAGCAATAGGTGGAGCCGCAGAAGGAGCTGACACCGCAATTATAATTACACCCGCACACGCTAGCAGAATATTAGAAACAGAAATTCATGAAATTATTTGTAAGCCCTATAAAATCTAA
- a CDS encoding HAD family hydrolase — translation MITTILFDLDGTLLPVDMNIFIKEYLKGLNTKFKDYFEPNELSKLVLECTKKMILSTDKDKTNSEVFFENFYTKTTNAQEVLTPIFEDFYKNDFLKLKGLTNENKSIQESVRVLRDKGYELVVATNPVFPRKAITNRIEWAGFNEEDFSFITSFENMHFCKPNREYYKEILDYIGKNPKECIMVGNDVEEDMVAKEIGVQTFLIEDNIIKRGNNLSNVDHKGSYQDFYNFVMNLPKRG, via the coding sequence ATGATTACAACTATTTTATTTGACTTAGATGGTACACTGTTACCAGTAGATATGAATATCTTTATTAAAGAATATCTTAAAGGGCTAAATACAAAGTTTAAAGACTATTTTGAGCCAAATGAGCTTTCAAAACTAGTGCTTGAATGTACAAAAAAGATGATATTAAGTACGGACAAAGATAAAACGAATTCAGAAGTTTTTTTCGAAAATTTTTATACTAAAACTACAAATGCACAGGAAGTATTAACCCCAATATTTGAAGATTTTTACAAAAATGACTTTCTTAAACTAAAGGGATTAACAAATGAGAACAAATCTATACAGGAATCAGTTAGAGTGTTAAGGGATAAAGGTTATGAACTAGTAGTTGCAACAAACCCTGTTTTTCCAAGAAAGGCAATAACTAATAGAATAGAATGGGCTGGTTTTAATGAAGAAGACTTTTCTTTTATAACAAGCTTTGAAAATATGCATTTCTGTAAGCCAAATAGAGAGTACTATAAAGAGATTTTAGATTACATAGGAAAAAATCCAAAGGAATGTATAATGGTGGGCAATGATGTAGAGGAAGATATGGTCGCTAAAGAAATAGGTGTTCAAACATTCCTTATAGAGGATAATATAATAAAGAGAGGAAACAATCTTTCTAATGTAGATCATAAAGGGAGCTACCAAGATTTTTATAATTTTGTAATGAATTTACCGAAGCGAGGTTAA
- a CDS encoding dimethylarginine dimethylaminohydrolase family protein: MVKIKPFIVNEYDPIEYCIMAYPNNLQITDQYINSVKSIDLKLALQQYENLVNTLKSHGVTIEFLNLTGEPSQVFTRDIGFVVEDVLFISKMTENIRKTETMNILDFSKRNNLNTYIMENEIEGGDVLVHKNHVIIGIGDRSTGRAVEELEAFMKNSNLNYEIVPLTFDKSKIHLDCVFNILDEETCIKSKGLYNPEAVLNKFSKVIEVPDNELDSLAPNIVCLGNKNILTSNERFAKILSEKGYNSIFIDFTEIIKAQGSIGCVILPLTRMSK, encoded by the coding sequence GTGGTAAAAATAAAGCCTTTTATAGTTAATGAATATGATCCAATAGAGTATTGTATTATGGCCTATCCAAATAATTTACAAATAACTGATCAATATATTAATTCCGTTAAAAGTATTGATCTAAAGCTTGCTTTACAGCAATACGAAAACTTAGTAAATACCCTGAAATCCCATGGCGTTACCATTGAATTCTTAAACCTAACAGGAGAACCATCACAGGTTTTTACTAGAGATATAGGTTTTGTTGTGGAAGATGTTTTATTTATTTCTAAAATGACAGAAAACATAAGGAAAACAGAAACCATGAATATATTGGATTTTTCTAAAAGAAATAATCTTAATACATACATCATGGAAAACGAAATTGAAGGTGGAGATGTGTTAGTTCATAAAAACCATGTAATTATTGGTATAGGTGATCGTTCAACAGGGAGAGCAGTAGAAGAATTAGAAGCTTTTATGAAAAATAGTAATCTTAATTATGAAATTGTGCCTCTTACTTTTGATAAGTCTAAAATTCATTTAGACTGCGTATTTAATATACTTGATGAAGAAACATGCATAAAATCCAAAGGTCTATATAATCCAGAAGCTGTATTAAATAAATTTTCAAAAGTTATTGAAGTTCCCGATAATGAGCTAGACTCTTTAGCACCTAATATAGTTTGTCTAGGTAATAAAAATATACTTACTAGCAATGAAAGATTTGCAAAAATATTAAGTGAAAAGGGTTATAACTCAATATTTATTGATTTTACAGAAATTATTAAAGCTCAAGGAAGTATAGGCTGTGTTATCCTACCCCTAACAAGAATGAGTAAATAA
- a CDS encoding flavodoxin family protein, whose protein sequence is MKAIVVYYSFEGNTKLIAQTISNTIDADIEELKPKKEIESKGFMKYLWGGSQVMMKKSPELFPLNKNAEDYDIIFIGTPIWAWTYAPPIRTFLENSNISNKKIALFSCHEGQNGKTFSHFKDKLKNNIFLGEIDFFAPLKSNKEISVTQAKDWAKEMLTKAK, encoded by the coding sequence ATGAAAGCTATAGTAGTTTATTATTCTTTTGAAGGAAATACTAAATTAATTGCACAGACCATTTCTAATACAATAGATGCAGATATAGAGGAATTAAAGCCTAAGAAGGAAATAGAGTCAAAAGGATTTATGAAATATTTATGGGGTGGAAGTCAGGTCATGATGAAAAAAAGTCCTGAGTTATTTCCATTAAACAAAAATGCTGAAGATTATGATATTATTTTTATAGGTACACCAATTTGGGCCTGGACATATGCACCACCAATTAGAACTTTTTTAGAGAATAGTAATATTAGTAATAAGAAAATAGCTTTATTTAGTTGTCACGAAGGCCAAAATGGTAAAACCTTTAGTCATTTTAAAGATAAGTTAAAAAACAATATATTTTTAGGTGAAATTGATTTCTTTGCACCTTTAAAATCTAATAAGGAAATATCAGTTACTCAGGCAAAGGATTGGGCAAAGGAAATGTTAACAAAAGCAAAGTGA